A DNA window from Halomicrobium mukohataei DSM 12286 contains the following coding sequences:
- a CDS encoding GNAT family N-acetyltransferase: protein MEIERLDIDEWGEAVPDSGIELFHQPEALEVLAEHVDGDLELYGGFKGQQAIGLLPVVTDSKLVGTTVTSPPPSMNVPRLGPVVMPTSPKQRKIESVNSKFTEAVLETIDTGGSLSLFRMVCNSQYLDPRPYVWADYDLTTQFTYRLDLADATADETMAGFSSSLRREIRSARELDVSVSVEGLDGARAIYKATRERYAEQERPFPIEWSYVRDLVSALGDRARPYVVRGPDGAFLGGITALYSPDAAYFWQGGTRSSYEGVSLNSLVHWQIIADILADDALASVTGYDLMGANTERLCRYKSKFGADLVPYYVVESDGIGMDLAKATYSTLKR from the coding sequence ATGGAGATCGAACGACTCGATATCGACGAGTGGGGCGAGGCAGTTCCGGACTCGGGGATCGAACTCTTCCACCAGCCCGAGGCCCTCGAAGTGCTCGCGGAACACGTCGACGGCGACCTCGAACTGTACGGCGGGTTCAAGGGCCAGCAGGCGATCGGACTGCTCCCGGTGGTCACCGACTCGAAGCTCGTCGGGACGACAGTGACCTCGCCGCCGCCGTCGATGAACGTCCCGCGGCTCGGTCCCGTGGTGATGCCGACCAGTCCCAAGCAACGCAAGATCGAATCGGTCAACTCGAAGTTCACCGAGGCGGTGCTCGAGACGATCGACACCGGCGGCTCGCTGTCGCTGTTCCGGATGGTCTGTAACAGCCAGTACCTCGATCCCCGGCCCTACGTCTGGGCGGACTACGACCTCACGACGCAGTTCACCTACCGCCTCGACCTCGCGGACGCGACGGCCGACGAGACGATGGCCGGCTTCTCCAGTAGTCTCCGCAGAGAGATCCGCTCGGCCAGAGAGCTGGACGTGAGCGTGAGCGTCGAAGGGCTGGACGGGGCCAGAGCGATCTACAAAGCCACCCGCGAACGCTACGCCGAGCAGGAACGGCCGTTTCCCATCGAGTGGTCGTACGTCCGCGATCTCGTGTCCGCGCTTGGCGACCGCGCTCGACCGTACGTCGTCCGCGGACCCGACGGCGCGTTCCTCGGGGGCATAACCGCGCTGTACTCGCCCGACGCCGCGTACTTCTGGCAGGGTGGCACCCGAAGCAGCTACGAGGGCGTCAGTCTCAACAGCCTCGTCCACTGGCAGATCATCGCCGACATCCTCGCGGACGACGCGCTCGCGTCGGTGACCGGCTACGACCTGATGGGCGCGAACACCGAGCGACTCTGCCGGTACAAGTCCAAGTTCGGCGCTGATCTGGTTCCCTACTACGTCGTCGAGTCCGACGGGATCGGGATGGACCTCGCCAAGGCGACCTACAGCACGCTGAAACGGTGA
- the dapB gene encoding 4-hydroxy-tetrahydrodipicolinate reductase, translating into MTRIAVCGATGRSGAAVVEAGRARDDVEVVAGFASTADETDDLPLRPASEAGTVLEEYDVDAVVDFSTPEATMDVLAGCLDNGVALAVATTGFDEAQSERLREAAEEIPVLKATNFSRGIQALLRTVRAAVGALEDYDLELMESHHNGKVDAPSGTANTILETVQEQRDVEPVYGREGHAPRADDEIGVFARRAGDIRGEHELVLAGNDEVLSLSHRAEDRGVFAAGALDAAQWLVGRDPGWYDFGAVVDDA; encoded by the coding sequence ATGACGCGGATCGCCGTCTGTGGCGCGACCGGCCGGTCCGGGGCCGCGGTCGTCGAGGCCGGACGAGCACGTGACGACGTGGAGGTCGTCGCCGGCTTCGCCAGCACGGCCGACGAGACGGACGACCTGCCACTGCGTCCCGCCAGCGAGGCCGGCACAGTCCTCGAAGAGTACGACGTGGACGCCGTCGTCGACTTCTCGACGCCCGAAGCGACGATGGACGTGCTCGCGGGCTGTCTCGACAACGGCGTCGCGCTCGCGGTCGCGACGACCGGCTTCGACGAGGCCCAGTCCGAGCGACTACGCGAGGCCGCCGAGGAGATCCCGGTCCTGAAGGCGACGAACTTCTCGCGGGGCATCCAGGCGCTCTTGCGGACGGTTCGGGCGGCCGTCGGCGCGCTGGAGGACTACGACCTCGAACTCATGGAGAGCCACCACAACGGCAAGGTCGACGCCCCCTCCGGCACGGCCAACACGATCCTCGAGACCGTCCAGGAGCAGCGCGACGTGGAGCCGGTGTACGGGCGCGAGGGCCACGCGCCCCGGGCCGACGACGAGATCGGCGTCTTCGCCCGCCGTGCCGGCGACATCCGCGGCGAGCACGAACTGGTGCTGGCGGGCAACGACGAGGTGCTCTCGCTGTCCCATCGCGCCGAGGACCGCGGCGTCTTCGCCGCGGGCGCGCTCGACGCGGCCCAGTGGCTCGTCGGCCGCGACCCCGGCTGGTACGACTTCGGTGCGGTCGTCGACGACGCCTGA
- the dapA gene encoding 4-hydroxy-tetrahydrodipicolinate synthase translates to MTHIDLTGVFPAIPTPFHDDDDRSIDFETLRRDAQRLEAAGVDGLVPAGSTGESATMTHDEHIEVVEAVVDAVDDVPVIAGTGSNNTREALSLSQRAADAGADALLLISPYYNKPEQRGLVEHYRTIADAVDCPQIVYNVPSRTGQNIEPDTAVELASHENVAGFKAASGDMNQISEIVERTRDEEFSVLSGDDGMTLPMLSIGADGCISVAANVEPERTCAMVGAAIAGDYERARAIHHELGPLFRALFVETNPIPVKEAMRIRGYGPAHMRQPLSRLASEHVDRLEAVLADLADEDLEAEYAEAER, encoded by the coding sequence ATGACACACATCGACCTCACCGGCGTGTTCCCCGCGATTCCCACGCCGTTCCACGACGACGACGACCGCAGCATCGACTTCGAAACACTCCGACGCGACGCACAGCGCCTCGAAGCGGCAGGCGTCGACGGCCTCGTCCCGGCCGGCTCGACCGGCGAGTCGGCGACGATGACCCACGACGAGCACATCGAGGTCGTCGAGGCGGTCGTCGACGCCGTCGACGACGTACCGGTCATCGCCGGGACGGGGAGCAACAACACCCGCGAGGCGCTGTCGCTGTCCCAGCGGGCGGCCGACGCCGGTGCCGACGCGCTCTTGCTCATCTCGCCGTACTACAACAAGCCCGAGCAGCGCGGTCTCGTCGAGCACTACCGGACCATCGCCGACGCCGTCGACTGCCCCCAGATCGTCTACAACGTCCCTTCCCGGACCGGCCAGAACATCGAGCCCGACACCGCCGTCGAACTGGCCAGCCACGAGAACGTCGCGGGGTTCAAGGCCGCGAGCGGCGACATGAATCAGATCTCCGAGATCGTCGAGCGGACCCGCGACGAGGAGTTCTCGGTGCTGTCGGGCGACGACGGGATGACCCTGCCGATGCTCTCGATCGGTGCGGACGGGTGTATCAGCGTCGCCGCCAACGTCGAACCCGAACGCACCTGTGCCATGGTCGGAGCGGCCATCGCCGGTGACTACGAGCGTGCCCGCGCGATCCACCACGAACTCGGCCCGCTCTTTCGCGCGCTGTTCGTCGAGACGAATCCGATTCCGGTCAAGGAGGCGATGCGAATCCGCGGGTACGGGCCGGCCCACATGCGCCAGCCCCTCTCTCGGCTCGCCAGCGAACACGTCGACCGGCTCGAAGCCGTCCTCGCCGACCTCGCCGACGAGGACCTCGAAGCCGAGTACGCGGAGGCCGAGCGATGA
- a CDS encoding BMP family ABC transporter substrate-binding protein encodes MVSEPDPDGESTAVDQRGDSDTPINRRDVLRSGAAVAITGGLAGCLTGDGGDGAGDGGDGGDGDTETDTTDGGEGGTTNIAIVSSSAGFGDRAFNDLALEGLENAAEEYDIELQQVEETNQSNYGTVQSRLAESQNPDYDLIVLVGYQHTQALETNAEEYSDQRWMLINDHIERPNVGGYIWANHEMSFQAGVLAGTMTTRELTHEGNSNDPDGTTVGFVGGVDGALINAFERAYVAGVEWVNEDVDVRVGYIGNYEDTQTAANIASSQYDAGADIVYQAAAAAGQGVFQAAQEANRFAIGVDADQSVTLPDYQDVIIGSAIKRINEGTYRVAEGIVQDNWDEVSGRNVLGLDQDAVAVVLGQAIGSKLPDAVSQNLEESKQAIVDGDVTVPCTAAGCQD; translated from the coding sequence ATGGTTTCAGAACCAGATCCAGACGGCGAATCGACGGCAGTCGACCAGCGGGGAGACTCCGACACACCGATCAACCGACGCGACGTGCTCCGGTCGGGAGCGGCGGTCGCTATCACCGGCGGCCTCGCCGGTTGTCTGACCGGCGACGGCGGCGACGGTGCCGGTGACGGGGGCGACGGCGGCGACGGCGACACGGAGACAGACACGACCGACGGCGGCGAGGGCGGGACGACGAACATCGCGATCGTCTCCAGTTCCGCCGGCTTCGGCGACCGCGCGTTCAACGACCTCGCACTGGAGGGGCTGGAGAACGCCGCCGAGGAGTACGACATCGAACTCCAGCAGGTCGAAGAGACCAACCAGTCCAACTACGGGACCGTCCAGTCCCGGCTCGCAGAGAGCCAGAACCCCGACTACGACCTGATCGTCCTGGTCGGCTACCAGCACACCCAGGCACTGGAGACCAACGCCGAGGAGTACTCCGACCAGCGCTGGATGCTGATCAACGACCACATCGAACGGCCAAACGTCGGCGGCTACATCTGGGCCAACCACGAGATGTCGTTCCAGGCGGGCGTCCTCGCCGGGACGATGACGACCCGAGAACTCACGCACGAAGGGAACTCCAACGACCCCGACGGGACCACCGTCGGCTTCGTGGGCGGCGTCGACGGGGCGCTGATCAACGCGTTCGAACGCGCCTACGTCGCTGGCGTCGAGTGGGTCAACGAGGACGTAGACGTGCGGGTCGGCTACATCGGCAACTACGAGGACACCCAGACGGCGGCCAACATCGCCTCCTCGCAGTACGACGCCGGGGCGGACATCGTCTACCAGGCCGCGGCGGCCGCCGGACAGGGCGTCTTCCAGGCCGCACAAGAAGCGAACCGCTTTGCAATCGGCGTCGACGCCGACCAGTCGGTGACGCTGCCGGACTACCAGGACGTGATCATCGGCTCGGCGATCAAGCGCATCAACGAAGGGACCTACCGCGTCGCGGAGGGCATCGTCCAGGACAACTGGGACGAAGTCAGCGGTCGAAACGTCCTCGGCCTCGACCAGGACGCCGTCGCGGTCGTGCTGGGCCAGGCGATCGGCTCGAAGTTGCCCGACGCCGTGAGCCAGAACCTCGAAGAGTCGAAGCAGGCCATCGTCGACGGCGACGTGACCGTCCCCTGTACGGCCGCCGGCTGTCAGGACTGA
- a CDS encoding ABC transporter permease, which translates to MSTASDRARAVLDRAADRMLRASVLERFALAVVSTLLALLIGSVIVWATGYDAVEFVTSLLYGAVGNLSNVAFTLRQSTMLILTGVAVAVAFRAGVFNIGVQGQFVVGGFATALTILFLAPLLPGGPVGGVVLMVLGTIAAIVAGGAYGALPGLMKAYADANEVITTIMLNFIASGVVYFLIDAYLRPSGTSAPNTESFPDYVDLPGFAFGSGSFSVIGLGVALATAFGVYVVMARTSFGYDLVTSGYQESAAAYSGVDPKRTVVTTMAFSGMVAGVAGAMFAIMVLGYYSDPSTFPTFGFDAIAVSLLAANNPLGVIPAGLLFGGLDAGGQYIGFTLDVPSELVDGVIGLIVLFVAAPELFRMSARRFGLGGDDR; encoded by the coding sequence GTGAGCACGGCCAGCGACCGGGCGCGTGCCGTTCTCGATCGAGCGGCCGATCGGATGCTGCGAGCCAGCGTCCTCGAACGGTTCGCGCTGGCGGTCGTCTCGACGCTGCTGGCGTTGCTGATCGGCTCGGTGATCGTCTGGGCGACCGGCTACGACGCCGTGGAGTTCGTCACGTCGCTGCTGTACGGCGCGGTCGGGAACCTCTCGAACGTCGCGTTCACGCTGCGTCAGTCGACGATGCTGATCCTGACCGGCGTCGCCGTCGCCGTCGCCTTCCGGGCCGGCGTGTTCAACATCGGCGTTCAGGGACAGTTCGTCGTCGGCGGGTTCGCGACCGCGCTGACGATCCTCTTTCTCGCGCCGCTGTTGCCCGGCGGCCCCGTCGGGGGCGTCGTGTTGATGGTCCTCGGGACGATCGCGGCGATCGTCGCGGGCGGTGCTTACGGGGCGCTTCCGGGCCTGATGAAGGCCTACGCCGACGCCAACGAAGTGATCACCACGATCATGCTGAACTTCATCGCGTCGGGCGTCGTCTACTTCCTCATCGACGCGTACCTCCGACCGTCGGGGACCTCCGCACCGAACACGGAGTCGTTCCCCGACTACGTCGACCTGCCCGGTTTCGCGTTCGGGAGCGGCTCGTTCTCGGTGATCGGGCTGGGGGTCGCGCTGGCGACGGCGTTCGGGGTCTACGTGGTCATGGCCCGCACGAGCTTCGGCTACGACCTCGTGACCAGCGGCTACCAGGAGTCCGCGGCAGCCTACTCCGGGGTCGACCCGAAGCGGACGGTCGTGACGACGATGGCCTTCTCGGGAATGGTCGCTGGCGTCGCCGGAGCGATGTTCGCGATCATGGTCCTGGGGTACTACAGCGATCCGAGTACGTTCCCGACCTTCGGGTTCGACGCCATCGCCGTGAGCCTGCTGGCGGCGAACAACCCGCTTGGCGTGATCCCGGCGGGCCTGCTCTTTGGCGGTCTCGACGCGGGCGGCCAGTACATCGGGTTCACGCTCGACGTGCCCTCGGAGCTCGTCGACGGCGTCATCGGTCTCATCGTGCTGTTCGTCGCCGCCCCGGAGCTGTTCCGAATGAGTGCCCGCCGCTTCGGACTCGGGGGTGACGATCGATGA
- a CDS encoding polysaccharide deacetylase family protein translates to MSDWVPGDAEFALCLTHDVDRPYKTYQSLYYTVAERDPTHLLDLLPWRNPYWTFEDIVSLEESLGVRSAFYFLSEQSLFRDRSISEWTDVESWRLYAGRYDLGDPDIAQLMSSLDDHGWEVGLHGSYESYREPSMLEREKQWLEETLGRAVRGGRQHYLNLERPSTWRYQRSMGLQYDASPGSSAEFGFQDGYHPFRPFDDHFVVFPTVLMECALPNPGEAYERAWAACHRLLEEARDHEGVMTVLWHPRYFSSDYDGYTELYRELIECALDLGAWIGPPGQLYEHWQADRAQVPTPESERATQ, encoded by the coding sequence ATGTCTGACTGGGTACCCGGGGACGCCGAGTTCGCACTCTGTCTCACCCACGACGTGGATCGACCGTACAAGACCTACCAGTCGCTGTACTACACTGTCGCCGAGCGCGATCCCACACACCTGCTGGACCTGCTGCCGTGGCGCAACCCCTACTGGACCTTCGAGGACATCGTCTCTCTGGAGGAGTCGCTGGGCGTCAGGTCGGCGTTTTACTTCCTGTCCGAACAGTCGCTGTTCCGGGATCGATCGATCAGCGAGTGGACCGACGTAGAGAGCTGGCGGCTCTACGCCGGCCGGTACGACCTCGGCGACCCCGACATCGCCCAGCTGATGTCGTCGCTGGACGACCACGGCTGGGAGGTGGGGTTACACGGTTCCTACGAGTCCTACCGGGAGCCGTCGATGCTGGAGCGAGAGAAGCAGTGGCTCGAAGAGACCCTCGGACGGGCCGTCCGCGGCGGCCGCCAGCACTACCTCAACCTGGAGCGGCCGTCGACGTGGCGCTACCAGCGTTCGATGGGGCTCCAGTACGACGCGTCGCCCGGCTCGTCCGCCGAGTTCGGGTTCCAGGACGGCTACCACCCGTTTCGGCCGTTCGACGACCACTTCGTCGTGTTTCCCACGGTGCTCATGGAGTGTGCGCTACCGAACCCCGGCGAGGCGTACGAACGCGCCTGGGCGGCCTGCCACAGACTCCTCGAAGAGGCGCGCGACCACGAGGGCGTGATGACGGTGCTGTGGCATCCCCGCTACTTCAGCTCCGACTACGACGGGTATACCGAACTGTACCGGGAGCTGATCGAGTGCGCGCTCGATCTGGGTGCGTGGATCGGACCGCCGGGGCAACTCTACGAGCACTGGCAGGCCGACAGAGCGCAGGTCCCGACGCCGGAGAGCGAACGAGCGACCCAGTGA
- a CDS encoding ABC transporter ATP-binding protein, whose amino-acid sequence MSGSGAPAVELDAITKRFGDVVANDGVDLTLERGTVHALVGENGAGKTTLMSVLYGLYEPDEGTIRVDGQPRTFDSPRDAIDAGVGMIHQHFQLVDTMTVLQNVVLGHEPTDNGLVDQDSARAAIDEVCSTYGFDIDKHLDTRIEDLGVGVQQRVEIVKSLYRGADTLILDEPTAVLTPQEVDELFDVMAELTDRGRSLIFITHKLDEAMAVADDITVLRDGESVGTVDGASTSEQELARMMVGRDVLFEGQERTTEPGSVTLDVADLRVQDDRGLEQVSGIDLSVRSGEVLGIAGVDGNGQAELVEAITGLRSVESGAVTFEGRDITETSRRDRIESGIAYIPEDRQTEGLVQEYDLVRNALLGNQTIEPFVENGFVDWDLVREHAAEIVAEYDVQPPHVEADAGSLSGGNQQKFVVGRELRHDPDLVVASHPTRGVDIGSIEFIHGRLHEMRDEGMAILLVSSKLDEVQKLSDRLAVIHEGEFVDVVDPDAVTEGELGLLMAGRERAAADGGVER is encoded by the coding sequence ATGAGCGGGAGCGGGGCACCAGCCGTCGAACTCGACGCCATTACCAAACGCTTCGGGGATGTCGTCGCCAACGACGGCGTCGACCTCACGCTCGAACGCGGGACGGTCCACGCGCTCGTCGGCGAGAACGGAGCGGGCAAGACGACGCTGATGAGCGTCCTCTACGGGCTCTACGAGCCCGACGAGGGGACGATCCGCGTCGACGGACAGCCCCGGACGTTCGACTCGCCGCGGGACGCGATCGACGCCGGAGTCGGCATGATCCACCAGCACTTCCAGCTCGTGGATACGATGACCGTCCTCCAGAACGTCGTCCTGGGCCACGAGCCGACGGACAACGGGCTCGTCGATCAGGACAGCGCCCGAGCGGCGATCGACGAGGTCTGTTCGACCTACGGCTTCGACATCGATAAGCACCTGGACACGCGAATCGAGGACCTCGGCGTCGGCGTCCAGCAACGCGTCGAGATCGTCAAGAGCCTCTACCGGGGGGCAGACACGCTGATCCTCGACGAGCCCACCGCAGTGTTGACTCCCCAGGAGGTCGACGAGCTGTTCGACGTGATGGCAGAGCTGACCGATCGTGGCCGGTCGCTGATCTTCATCACCCACAAGCTCGACGAGGCGATGGCCGTCGCCGACGATATCACCGTCCTCCGGGACGGCGAGTCGGTCGGGACTGTCGACGGAGCCTCGACGAGCGAGCAGGAACTCGCGCGCATGATGGTCGGCCGGGACGTGCTCTTCGAGGGCCAGGAACGCACGACCGAGCCCGGTTCGGTCACCCTCGACGTAGCGGATCTGCGCGTCCAAGACGACCGCGGGCTCGAACAGGTCAGCGGGATCGACCTCTCGGTGCGGTCCGGCGAGGTGCTGGGGATCGCGGGGGTCGACGGCAACGGCCAGGCCGAACTCGTCGAGGCGATCACCGGGCTGCGGTCGGTCGAGTCCGGGGCAGTCACCTTCGAAGGGCGAGACATCACCGAGACGAGCCGGCGCGACCGCATCGAGTCGGGCATCGCCTACATCCCGGAAGACCGCCAGACCGAGGGGCTCGTCCAGGAGTACGACCTCGTCCGGAACGCCCTGCTCGGGAACCAGACCATCGAGCCGTTCGTCGAGAACGGCTTCGTCGACTGGGATCTCGTCCGCGAACACGCGGCCGAGATCGTCGCCGAGTACGACGTGCAACCGCCCCACGTCGAGGCCGACGCCGGCTCGCTCTCGGGAGGCAACCAGCAGAAGTTCGTCGTCGGACGCGAACTCAGACACGACCCGGACCTGGTGGTCGCCTCACATCCGACTCGGGGGGTCGACATCGGTTCGATCGAGTTCATTCACGGTCGACTCCACGAGATGCGCGACGAGGGGATGGCGATTCTGCTGGTCTCCTCGAAGCTCGACGAGGTCCAGAAGCTCTCGGATCGCCTCGCGGTGATCCACGAGGGCGAGTTCGTCGACGTGGTCGATCCGGACGCCGTAACCGAGGGGGAACTCGGCCTGCTGATGGCCGGGCGAGAGCGGGCGGCCGCCGACGGAGGTGTCGAGCGGTGA
- a CDS encoding LabA-like NYN domain-containing protein: MVVSHPGQRVGVLADAQNLYHTARSLHTRNIDYEALLDEAVNDRALTRAIAYVIRANSPDEESFFEALEDIGFETRIKDIKTFGDGSKKADWDVGMSLDAVSLAPHVDTVVLITGDGDFARLCRYLRHEGVKVETMGFEESTAEELVEAADHFRNLSDDAEQYLL, translated from the coding sequence ATGGTCGTCTCACATCCGGGACAGCGTGTCGGCGTTCTCGCCGACGCCCAGAACCTCTATCACACCGCCCGGAGTCTTCATACGCGAAACATCGACTACGAAGCACTGCTCGACGAGGCCGTCAATGACCGGGCGCTCACCCGCGCCATCGCATACGTCATCCGAGCGAACTCGCCCGACGAAGAGAGCTTCTTCGAGGCGCTCGAAGACATCGGCTTCGAGACCCGCATCAAGGATATCAAGACCTTCGGCGACGGCTCGAAGAAGGCCGACTGGGACGTGGGAATGAGCCTCGACGCCGTCTCGCTGGCCCCCCACGTCGACACGGTCGTGCTCATCACCGGCGACGGCGACTTCGCCCGTCTCTGTCGATATCTCCGCCACGAGGGCGTCAAAGTCGAGACGATGGGCTTCGAGGAGTCGACGGCGGAGGAACTCGTCGAGGCCGCAGACCACTTCCGAAACCTTAGCGACGACGCCGAGCAGTATCTGTTGTAG
- a CDS encoding ABC transporter permease encodes MSVADYAAEHRLAVGGGLAALAAVAAITLLDLPGADLLTVGAAERSLQAAMPIALAAIGGLYAEKSGVFNIGLEGFMIFGALTAAAAAWLISGEGAITQGDLWLAILVAVAFCALLTVAFAVLTIRYKADQIVAGLAVWFIGLGFGPFGATVVWGGVSSPTLPNVNNVVVPGLAELPVLGRLLFDTSPLVLLTLVLTVLAWVVLYRTRYGYWIQAAGENPEALDTAGVDVNRVRYATVIFSGAMAGLAGATLSIGIGSGFTGTGVTMVDGRGWIAIVAYLFGNYNPIGAFLASLLFGAMDMLQIQLQTVGISLPGSITGLFPYVAVLVVLTLVGYTRVPAAVGEAYETESE; translated from the coding sequence ATGAGCGTCGCCGACTACGCGGCCGAGCATCGCCTCGCCGTCGGCGGCGGGCTCGCCGCGCTCGCTGCCGTGGCAGCGATCACGCTGCTGGATCTGCCCGGCGCGGACCTGCTGACCGTCGGTGCCGCGGAGCGATCACTGCAGGCCGCGATGCCGATCGCGCTGGCCGCGATCGGCGGCCTGTACGCCGAGAAGAGCGGCGTGTTCAACATCGGTCTGGAGGGGTTCATGATCTTCGGGGCCCTGACCGCGGCCGCCGCGGCGTGGCTCATCTCCGGTGAGGGAGCGATCACGCAGGGCGACCTCTGGCTCGCGATCCTCGTCGCAGTGGCCTTCTGCGCGCTGTTGACGGTTGCCTTTGCCGTCCTGACGATCCGGTACAAGGCCGACCAGATCGTCGCCGGACTGGCGGTGTGGTTCATCGGCCTGGGCTTTGGGCCCTTCGGGGCGACGGTCGTGTGGGGCGGGGTCTCCAGCCCGACACTGCCGAACGTGAACAACGTCGTCGTTCCCGGGCTCGCCGAGCTACCGGTGCTCGGACGGCTGCTGTTCGATACGTCGCCGCTCGTCCTGTTGACGCTCGTCCTGACGGTCCTCGCGTGGGTCGTCCTCTACCGGACCCGCTACGGCTACTGGATCCAGGCGGCCGGCGAGAACCCCGAGGCGCTGGACACTGCAGGCGTCGACGTGAACCGCGTTCGCTACGCGACCGTCATCTTCTCGGGAGCGATGGCGGGCCTGGCCGGTGCGACGCTGTCGATCGGCATCGGGAGCGGCTTCACCGGCACCGGCGTCACGATGGTCGACGGACGCGGCTGGATCGCCATCGTCGCCTACCTCTTTGGCAACTACAACCCGATCGGGGCCTTCCTCGCGTCGCTGCTCTTTGGCGCGATGGACATGCTCCAGATCCAGCTCCAGACGGTCGGGATCTCGCTACCGGGCTCGATCACCGGACTGTTCCCCTACGTCGCCGTGCTCGTCGTGCTCACGCTGGTGGGCTACACGCGCGTGCCCGCCGCGGTCGGCGAGGCCTACGAGACGGAATCGGAGTAG
- the nagZ gene encoding beta-N-acetylhexosaminidase translates to MSLPDVAELDLATKVGQLFVVGFEGPEPTEDLRELLTDYRCGNVIYFSRNIDSPEQVAELSRELQTIATEAGPEIPLFVTADQEGGVVSRTDWGTEPPSQMSIGAGRDADLARSVGGAVGAELASIGVNFDLTPVLDVNNNPDNPVIGVRSFGEEPELVGDLGAAMADGMQSEGVLACGKHFPGHGDTSADSHHSLPVVDHDRERLDAVELAPFRRAIDAGIDAIMTTHVSFPTITGDDELPATVSRDVQTGLLREQLGFDGLVVTDGMEMNAIADEMGTPEGCVQAVEAGCDLLLVCHTPAVQKDSVEAVIDAVESGRIDESRIDDAVERVLEYKERRGVGQQTPSLDRWEATSDRSREVGREVAAAGITVARDRNETIPFDTGRPLHLVGFPGGRASPAEDDRYEPTLVADALEAGGFDVELHEVETADALPSFEGDEQVVLATYNAAGDDEQVRAVERLDEAVDAFAALVVRNPYDLARFPDVSTAVSTYDYTPATLSVTGEILAGRRRASGRLPVTIAGFEAEN, encoded by the coding sequence ATGTCTCTGCCAGACGTGGCCGAACTCGATCTCGCCACCAAAGTCGGACAGCTGTTCGTCGTCGGCTTCGAGGGACCGGAGCCGACGGAGGACCTCCGCGAACTCCTCACCGACTATCGCTGTGGCAACGTCATCTACTTCAGCCGGAACATCGACTCGCCCGAGCAGGTCGCCGAGCTCAGTCGCGAGCTACAGACCATCGCCACCGAAGCGGGACCCGAGATCCCGCTGTTCGTGACGGCCGACCAGGAGGGCGGCGTCGTCTCACGGACCGACTGGGGGACCGAACCCCCGAGTCAGATGAGCATCGGTGCGGGCCGGGACGCCGACCTCGCCCGTTCGGTGGGTGGCGCTGTCGGGGCGGAACTCGCGTCGATCGGCGTCAACTTCGATCTGACGCCGGTGCTGGACGTGAACAACAACCCGGACAACCCCGTCATCGGCGTCCGGTCGTTCGGCGAGGAGCCCGAACTCGTCGGCGATCTCGGCGCGGCGATGGCCGACGGCATGCAGTCCGAGGGCGTGCTGGCCTGTGGGAAGCACTTCCCGGGCCACGGCGACACCAGCGCCGACTCGCACCACTCGCTACCCGTCGTCGACCACGACCGCGAGCGTCTCGACGCCGTCGAACTCGCCCCCTTCCGCCGGGCGATCGACGCCGGGATCGACGCGATCATGACGACACACGTCTCGTTCCCGACGATCACCGGCGACGACGAACTCCCGGCGACCGTCTCCCGAGACGTACAGACCGGACTCCTCCGCGAGCAGTTAGGGTTCGATGGCCTGGTCGTCACCGACGGAATGGAGATGAACGCCATCGCCGACGAGATGGGGACGCCGGAAGGGTGTGTCCAGGCCGTCGAAGCGGGCTGTGATCTCCTCCTGGTCTGTCACACCCCCGCGGTCCAGAAAGACTCGGTCGAGGCGGTCATCGACGCCGTCGAGTCCGGCCGCATCGACGAGTCGCGGATCGACGACGCTGTCGAGCGCGTCCTCGAGTACAAGGAGCGACGCGGCGTCGGCCAGCAGACGCCCTCGCTCGACCGCTGGGAGGCGACCAGCGATCGCTCCCGCGAGGTCGGTCGTGAGGTCGCCGCGGCCGGCATCACGGTCGCTCGGGATCGAAACGAGACGATTCCCTTCGACACCGGACGACCGCTTCACCTCGTCGGCTTCCCCGGCGGACGCGCTTCGCCGGCAGAGGACGACCGCTACGAGCCGACGCTGGTCGCCGACGCACTCGAAGCCGGCGGCTTCGACGTGGAACTGCACGAGGTGGAGACCGCCGACGCCCTGCCGTCGTTCGAGGGCGACGAACAGGTCGTGCTGGCGACCTACAACGCCGCTGGCGACGACGAACAGGTGCGAGCGGTCGAGCGACTGGACGAGGCCGTCGACGCCTTCGCCGCGCTGGTGGTGCGCAACCCCTACGACCTCGCTCGCTTCCCCGACGTGTCGACGGCGGTGTCGACCTACGACTACACGCCCGCGACGCTGTCGGTGACCGGCGAGATCCTGGCCGGCCGGCGTCGGGCCAGCGGTCGGCTGCCGGTGACGATCGCGGGCTTCGAGGCCGAGAACTGA